In Ahaetulla prasina isolate Xishuangbanna chromosome 5, ASM2864084v1, whole genome shotgun sequence, the following are encoded in one genomic region:
- the LOC131199695 gene encoding acetylserotonin O-methyltransferase-like, protein MSSLEEIENIQTLFSYQHSYITFKIISTASELGVFDLLGESREQLSSTTIAERLSTSPIGMKRLLEACVGLNLLTLEWKDGKDLYGNTDFTNLYLVKSSPKSQYHSIIFHSEVVYPSMQYLPDAVRKGKNQISSIYGSPSNKTFEVIYRSKEELESFSNFMNELWPVVGREVLSAFDLSQFPLICDLGGSTGGLAKELISLYPKCTVTIFDLPEVVEASKKHCLSSEETQITFHAGDFFKDPFPEADLYILARILHDWSDERCSQLLHKVYQACKPGGGILIVEMLLDENRRGPFAAHIYSLLILLYLEGKERSTTEFNVLLRKAGFQDVELKKGNLFHVILGRK, encoded by the exons ATCATTTCAACTGCCAGTGAGCTGGGTGTCTTTGATCTTTTGGGAGAGTCGAGGGAACAACTATCTTCCACAACTATTGCTGAACGCTTGAGCACCAGCCCCATCGGGATGAAGAGGCTGCTAGAGGCCTGTGTGGGGTTAAACCTCCTGACACTGGAGTGGAAAGATGGCAAAG ATCTTTATGGAAACACAGACTTTACCAATCTCTACCTGGTCAAATCAAGCCCAAAGTCTCAGTATCATTCCATAATATTCCATTCTGAAGTTGTGTATCCATCAATGCAATATTTGCCTGATGCTGTGAG gAAAGGAAAAAATCAGATTTCATCAATATATGGCTCTCCCTCAAACAAGACTTTTGAGGTCATTTACAG atcaaaggaagagttaGAATCCTTCTCCAATTTCATGAATGAGCTCTGGCCTGTGGTAGGAAGAGAAGTGCTTTCTGCCTTTGACCTGTCCCAGTTCCCACTCATTTGCGATCTGGGTG gAAGCACTGGTGGCTTAGCTAAGGAATTGATTTCACTCTACCCAAAGTGTACTGTGACCATTTTTGACCTCCCTGAAGTAGTGGAAGCCTCCAAGAAGCATTGTTTGTCTTCAGAAGAGACCCAAATCACTTTCCATGCAG gtgatttttttaaagatccattTCCTGAAGCGGACCTGTACATTTTGGCCAGGATTCTGCATGACTGGTCGGATGAGAGATGTTCGCAGCTGCTACATAAAGTGTACCAGGCCTGCAAACCTG GTGGCGGTATCTTAATAGTGGAAATGCTTCTTGATGAAAACAGAAGAGGGCCTTTCGCAGCCCACATCTATTCTTTGTTAATATTGCTCTACCTTGAAGGAAAAGAACGGTCAACAACTGAGTTTAATGTGCTTCTCCGCAAGGCTGGTTTCCAAGATGTTGAGTTAAAGAAAGGAAACCTCTTTCATGTTATTCTAGGAAGAAAATAA